GGCAAAAACGAGACTTTGCCATGATCCTGCATCAGCCGCTTCTTCCAGTAATAAAACTGATGGAGCTTGAGACCGTGTTTTTGGCAATAGGCTTTTTGCGTAAGGCCGCTCTGGCGGCATCGGGCGAGGTGATGCTCCCAGAACCGACGTTTGGCTTTGGGATCGGACAGGTCTTGGCTTGGTGCGAAAAAACGATCTTCTCGGCTCTTCGTCGGATAAATTGCTTCTTGTGACATGGAATCTCCTTTCAAAAGATGGAAATTCTTATGCCACATCCCAACCACCCCGTGAAGATGCGGTTGT
This Desulfatibacillum aliphaticivorans DSM 15576 DNA region includes the following protein-coding sequences:
- the tnpA gene encoding IS66 family insertion sequence element accessory protein TnpA — protein: MSQEAIYPTKSREDRFFAPSQDLSDPKAKRRFWEHHLARCRQSGLTQKAYCQKHGLKLHQFYYWKKRLMQDHGKVSFLP